The sequence GATTAACGGCCATTTTTGTTGAATTTTTTATTGAATCAACCGTTAATGGAAGAAGAAATATCGACTAAGGGGTTAATAAGTAGTTAGTAACACCAAAGAGTTGCAGTCTTAGAGATATGAAAAGTGTTACCACACAATGATAAGGAGTTGAAGATATGAAGTTTCTGCTCACATCTGCAGGCGTCAATAACAAACGTATTCACGAAGCGTTGGTTGACATGCTGGACAAGCCGATCGCCGAATCCACAGCCCTGTGCATCCCCACCGCGATGTACGGACACCCCTGGGTCGGCCCAGGCGTCAAAGCATGGGAGTTCATCAGTGGCAATTCCGGGAATCCAATGGTCGAGCTGGGCTGGAAATCCGTCGGAGTGCTGGAGCTCACAGCGCTGCCAAGTATCGACGAAGACCGGTGGGTGCCGCTGGTCCGGGAGACGGACGTCCTGCTGGTCTCAGGCGGGGACGCCCTCTACCTGAACCATTGGATGCGGCAATCGGGGCTTGCGGACCTTCTGCCGTCCCTGCAAGCAGTCTATGTGGGAATGAGTGCCGGGAGCATGGTGATGGCACCGAACATTGGTGATTCCTTCGTTGGCTGGACTCCCCCCGGCGGTGGCGATGATGCTCTCGGATTGGTCGATTTTTCAATCTTTCCCCACCTGGATCACGAAATGCTGCCGCATAACACCATGGCTGCCGCAGAGAAATGGGCTGCTGAAATGCAGGGTCAGGCATATGCGATTGATGACCAAACGGCCATCAAGGTGATGGGCGGAGCGGTCGAAGTGATCTCTGAAGGGAATTGGAAATTGTTTTCGAAGGGATGAGGGGAGAGTGGGAACTGTCTCCACTCTAATC is a genomic window of Rossellomorea sp. y25 containing:
- a CDS encoding Type 1 glutamine amidotransferase-like domain-containing protein — its product is MKFLLTSAGVNNKRIHEALVDMLDKPIAESTALCIPTAMYGHPWVGPGVKAWEFISGNSGNPMVELGWKSVGVLELTALPSIDEDRWVPLVRETDVLLVSGGDALYLNHWMRQSGLADLLPSLQAVYVGMSAGSMVMAPNIGDSFVGWTPPGGGDDALGLVDFSIFPHLDHEMLPHNTMAAAEKWAAEMQGQAYAIDDQTAIKVMGGAVEVISEGNWKLFSKG